One window from the genome of Schistocerca piceifrons isolate TAMUIC-IGC-003096 chromosome 1, iqSchPice1.1, whole genome shotgun sequence encodes:
- the LOC124793104 gene encoding protein no-on-transient A-like isoform X2, with protein sequence MPGGVKKGKADSKDSPDPPEHQQQQQQQQQQQQHYQQQQHHNQQQQQQHKQQQQSRHSKNSDSGGSGGGGPGGGGGGGGGGGGGLPPRTDSRPK encoded by the exons GCAAAGCGGACAGCAAAGACAGCCCCGACCCCccagagcaccagcagcagcagcaacaacaacagcaacagcaacagcactaccagcaacagcaacatcataaccaacaacaacagcaacaacataagcagcagcagcagtcgcggCATTCCAAGAATTCGGATAgcggtggcagcggcggcggcggtccaggtggcggcgggggcggtggtggtggcggcgggggTGGTCTTCCGCCTCGGACAG ACTCCAGGCCGAAGTGA